GATCACGCGACCGCGCGGCATTTTGCCGAAGGTGCGGCGCTGGCGGGCCATTTCGCAGCCATGGCGACGTTTGGCCGAATGTTGATGCACGGTCTCGGCGGTCCGCGCGATTATGAGGCGGCGCGCCATTGGCTTGAGCAGGCTGCCGCCGCCGATATCACGGAAGCGCAATCGGGCCTTGGTCATCTTTATGCCAATGGCCTTGGCGTACCGCGCGATGCGACGATGGCTGTCGAATGGTTTCATAAAGCCGCAGAGGCCGACGATATTCCCGCTCGCATTGCGCTCGGCACATTTTATCTCTCCGGAGTTGGCGTGCCTGCCGATGCGGAGATGGCTGCCAGTTTTTTTATCAAGGCGGCGGAGCAGAAGAGCGCGCGCGCGCAACATTCCGCCGGACTGCTCCTCTTGCGAGGCGAGGGCGTAGAGCAGGACGTACCGCGTGCCGAGACGTTTCTAAGAGCAGCGGCCAAACAAAATTATCTGCCTGCCATTATCAGTTTGGCGGAATTTTACAGCCGTGGCGAAGGCATCGCGCCGAATCTGGAGGAGGCGGCACTTTGGTACCGGAAGGGTGCCGAAATGGGTGACGTGCAATGTCAATTCATCGTAGGCAGGCTTTATGCGCGTGGCGAAGGCCTGCCGAAAAGCCTGCAGGAAGCCGCCAAATTTTTTCATCGGGCCGCGGAACAGGGGCATGATACCGGCGCGTTCAACTATGCCGTATTCCTATTCAAAGGGATGGGCGTTCCCCAAGACAGCGCTGCCGCTGCCATCTGGTATGCGAAAGCTGCGGAAGCGGATATCAGGGTCGCGCAAGTGCAGCTCGGTCGGCTTTATCTGGCCGGAGAAGGCGTCGAACGCGACACGAAAACGGCGGCCTATTGGTTCGCGCGCGCGGCCAAGGCTGGCGATCCCGATGCCGAGACGGCACTTGCTTTGCTTTATCTGAATGGCGAAGGCGTTGATGCAAATCCGGCGCGGGCCGAAGCGCTTTTGCGCCAAGCGGCTGGTAGAGGCCATCCGCCCGCCTATATGCAGTTGGGATTTTTATTTTCGAATCGCAACTCGGAGCCGGCCGACCAGGCCGAAACGGTGCGCTGGTTTGAGGCCGCGGCTGCGGCCGGTCAGGCCGATGCAGAAGTCATCTTGGGTTCGCTCTATGCCGAAGGACGCAAACTCCCTCAGGATCATGCCGCAAGCGCTGCATGGTTCAAACGCGCCGCCGAAAAGGGCCATGCTTCGGCGCAATTTCAACTGGCCGTTCTCTATTGCACGGGAAGCGGCGTGGCCGTCGATCTTGCGGAGGCGCTGACATGGTACGAAAAAGCGGCAATGTCTGGCCATCGGCTCGCGCAATATAATTTGGCGGTGATGCTCTCCAAGGGACAGGGCGCTCCGATGGATCAAAAGACCGCTCTCACATGGTTCGAGAGGGCTGCCGAGCAAGGCATGCTCGAAGCTCAGCTTGCCGCCGCCGGCATGCACGCACTCGGTTTTGACGGTTACACGCCTGATCTCGAGGCCGCCCGTTCCTGGTATTCGCGCGCGGCGGAACAGGGTAACGAGGCCGCCAAGGAGAACTTGAAAAGAATTGAATCCATGCAGGAAAATATTATGCCTTCGCCCGCATGAATATAAGCACGCTATTCTGTATCAGTAGATAGCGATAAAAATACAGTCTATTCTGTTATTTTGACGTGGTATCATAGTATATATGACTGAATTATGTATTTTTGCAGCTACTTTACAAAGTAAAGAAGTGCTTATTAGGGAACATAAAGAGGGTAATTGAGTACCAAGCGGTACTATATGCTTCTAGATAGATCTTATTTTATTTTAAAATTCAAATGATTAAGTTACATGCAGTGCACAAATGTTTTGCATATGGTATTATACAGCCAAGTCATACGTTTGTTTTCTCTGCGAATACGTATTTTGCCACAAAAAGGACAATGCTTTTTGTTTATTCTTTCAAATTCGTCCTGTACCTTTTAAAGGTCTTTAGGGCGCGCTCAATAGCCTGCTGCCAGTTCTCGAGTTAGGTTCATGCTGGGGTGATCATGCAATTCCAGGAACGGACATCCTCGCTCGCAGTACAGCCCGGACTCCACGTCCTCAGATATGTTTCCGCGGCGCAGCCGCGATCCCCCCTGGTTTTCGTAAGACCTTCCGTCGGGAGCGAGCAGTCCATCCGGCTCGTCGCCACTCCAGGCTGCTCGGACACTTGCATGGCCGCCGGCGATCTCATGGTCGTCGTGGCCGAACGGCCGTCCACACTGCAAATTACCGTTCGCGCGAATGCTGCGAGCGGTTCCCTCCAAGCCAAGTTGCAAATCGAGCCCCTCAATCACGTGTCCGTGCAGCAGAGTGCGACTCAGGACGGCGATGCGCGTCCTTCCTTGCAAAGGTCGATGGCCGCCACGGTGCCGCCGGAAGACTTGTTGCTGATGGCGCATGTCGCGCGGCGCGGCGATGTCTTTCAGAAATTAGGCGATTGGATCGGCGGCCCGGATGCGCCCGCGCCGATCGAGGGTCTTCAATTTACCGGCTCTTTCATCGACGGTCTGTTTGTAGAACAGCGCGTTCTGATCGCAGGCGATGCACAATGGACGCCGTGGCGTCCTGGGCATGAATTCGCGGGCTCGCGCGGCCATGCGCGGTCGTTGACCGGATTTCATGTGCGGCTTACGGGTCCTTTAGCATCAAGGTATCGACTAGCCGTGGAGGCGCTTTTCCTCGGTACCACCGTCATTCGCAAGAGTGGTGCGAATCTCGAGTTTCGAAGCGGTGCTGGGATTGATCCCCTCATCGGCGTCAAAATCAAGCTCGAGTCGATTGCTCTTCGGTCCAGGTCCGTGGGACCTGCGGCTGAAGAGAGTGCAATGCCAAAGAGTGCACTTTCCACACTCAATCACGAGCGTACGCGAAGTGGCGTCCGCGTTTTTCGTGCGTCGCGTGATCGGGTTTCGACGTCGGCATAAACAGGCAACTCGACGAAGGATTATCTAATGGCAGTTTATGATCTCCCCCAAGGCCAACTTGATCAGATCTTAGCCGGTCAAGTCCCGCCCTCTGCGCTACACGCCATCGAAGAATCGCTTAGAGGTTTATCCGAGGTTTCGGTCGACGTCATAAATACGGCGGGAAACATCACGCCGCCGTCAGGCGTCAATCTGCTCGTCATCGACGACCATGGCGTCAACAGCATCGATGCGAGCGGCGATCCGGTCATTTATGCGGCAGGCGCCTCGACCGATATCCGGCTCACAGGTGACGCGGCGACGACAGTCGTCGGCGGACACGGAGACCTTTTCTTCACCGGAGACCCCGCTGCCTCGACGGTTTACGGAGGCGAGGGCAACAATTTCCTTTTCGCCGGCACGAATGGCGGCGATCACGAGCTTCATGCCGGATCTGGATCTTCCACCGTGATGGGTGGCTCGGGCGCCGACACCTTATATGGCAGCACGTCGCCAGACGGTCAGGCTCTTTTGATTGCCGGAAGCGGCCATAATGATCTGTTCGGTGGACAGGGGTCGGATACGCTGATCGGCGGCGGTCACAGCCTGCTCGTCGGCGGTTCCGGGCAGAGCCAATTGTTTGGCGGCAGTTCCGAGCACGCGCATGACACTCTGATCGCCGGAACCGGCGACGATCAAACTTTGAGCGTTTCCGAAGGCAACAACAGGCTCTATGCCGACACGACCAATTCCGGCACGAACGACACGCTCATCGCAGGGGCCGGTCATGACACGCTCACCGGCAACCACAATGCCACTGATTACGAAATCGGCGCGGGCAGCACTTCCGTTCAGGGCGGCGCCGGCAATGACACCGTCTTCGTGAATAACGGTTCCGGCCATGACACGATCGATGGCGGCGCCGGTACGAATTCGGTGATCTTCACCGGCTACACTGAAGATCAGGCGAACATCCATACCTCGCATGGTGTAACGACCATTACCTTCGATAATAGCTCGCAGACCGAGACCTTGAGCGATGTGAATTCGATCTACTGGTCTGACGGCAGCGAGACCGATCTCAACCAGGGCGGCAACTCTCAGGGTGGTGGTCACACCCACCTGCCGCATGGCGGATTTGATGGAAGCCAACATGGTCAGGATCCCCATGATGGC
The Methyloferula stellata AR4 DNA segment above includes these coding regions:
- a CDS encoding SEL1-like repeat protein; translation: MSFWRKAAELGSADAHYNIGLLYARGQGVIRSVPDAVVWYRKAVDIGHAEAQFQLALIYLQGDRPTPLASAAVRWQQAAAEADAKWAADMNALLFPEGTAVEPDHATARHFAEGAALAGHFAAMATFGRMLMHGLGGPRDYEAARHWLEQAAAADITEAQSGLGHLYANGLGVPRDATMAVEWFHKAAEADDIPARIALGTFYLSGVGVPADAEMAASFFIKAAEQKSARAQHSAGLLLLRGEGVEQDVPRAETFLRAAAKQNYLPAIISLAEFYSRGEGIAPNLEEAALWYRKGAEMGDVQCQFIVGRLYARGEGLPKSLQEAAKFFHRAAEQGHDTGAFNYAVFLFKGMGVPQDSAAAAIWYAKAAEADIRVAQVQLGRLYLAGEGVERDTKTAAYWFARAAKAGDPDAETALALLYLNGEGVDANPARAEALLRQAAGRGHPPAYMQLGFLFSNRNSEPADQAETVRWFEAAAAAGQADAEVILGSLYAEGRKLPQDHAASAAWFKRAAEKGHASAQFQLAVLYCTGSGVAVDLAEALTWYEKAAMSGHRLAQYNLAVMLSKGQGAPMDQKTALTWFERAAEQGMLEAQLAAAGMHALGFDGYTPDLEAARSWYSRAAEQGNEAAKENLKRIESMQENIMPSPA
- a CDS encoding calcium-binding protein; this encodes MAVYDLPQGQLDQILAGQVPPSALHAIEESLRGLSEVSVDVINTAGNITPPSGVNLLVIDDHGVNSIDASGDPVIYAAGASTDIRLTGDAATTVVGGHGDLFFTGDPAASTVYGGEGNNFLFAGTNGGDHELHAGSGSSTVMGGSGADTLYGSTSPDGQALLIAGSGHNDLFGGQGSDTLIGGGHSLLVGGSGQSQLFGGSSEHAHDTLIAGTGDDQTLSVSEGNNRLYADTTNSGTNDTLIAGAGHDTLTGNHNATDYEIGAGSTSVQGGAGNDTVFVNNGSGHDTIDGGAGTNSVIFTGYTEDQANIHTSHGVTTITFDNSSQTETLSDVNSIYWSDGSETDLNQGGNSQGGGHTHLPHGGFDGSQHGQDPHDGGTGNHDHDFGQSGVAGNASNPSSHGFGSSEPDQHHSGSGIGTSDPFHKG